From the Anaeromyxobacter dehalogenans 2CP-1 genome, the window CGGCGTCTGGGAGCTCCGAGGCGCGCCGCGCCGGCGGGGCGGTCGCGGCCTCCCGGAGCAGCGCGGCGAGCCCGTCGGCGAGGCGCACCACCTCTGCCGCGGGGAGCGGTGCGTCCTGCGGCCCCGGCGGCGCGAGCGACAGCCCTGCGACGTCGCGCGTGCACGGCTCCGGCTCGCGCCCGTGGGAGATGGGCGCCGCCGCGAGCCGGTCGATGCAGGCGGAGAGGGCCCGCCCGAACGCGGCCCGGCTCACCGAGGCCGGCGCCGGGCCGAGGGCCTCGGGGCGCCGGGGCGCGCGCGCCGGCGCGTACGCCGTCGCCGACGTCGCGCTCAGCTCCGCGAACTCCGCCGCCACCTCGGCGAACTCCCGCAGGACGCGCTGGGTGGTGCGGTTCCAGCCGCTCGCCCCGATGGTGCGCGAGAGCTCGGCGCTGCGCGCGGTGGCGAGCAGGCTCCCGAACAGCCGCAGGTGTCGGCCGAGCGTGAAGTGCTCCGGGGCGGCCGTGTCCGTGGCGGAGGGCGGGCGCAGGCGCCGCAGCTCCGGGTCCACCACGAAGAAGACCACCGGGTGGAGCACGCTCCCTCCGCCGGCGGCGTCCACCAGGTGAACCGCCAGCCCGATGGGCGCGTTGTCGAAGACGCCGCCGTCCACGTACTCGTGGCAGCGCGCGGGCGCGCGCTCCGCATCCGCGTCCGCCGGCGCGGGGGCGCACAGCCGCCGGGGCGCGAACGCCATCGGCACCGCGGCCGACGCGAGCAGCGCGTCCTCGATCACCTGCGGCCGGAACGGCGCGGCCTCGCCGGGTGCGGGGACGCCGTCCAGCTCGAGCACGCTCTCGGCCAGCTCCCCGGGCAGCAGCGCCTGGCGGACCACGGCCACGGCGCCGTCCCGCCCCGCCTCCAGGCGCCACGGAACGACGAGCCGCTGCGTCGAGGTGGTGAGCCCCGCCACGTCGCGCTGCCGCGGCTCGGCCTGGGTCACCGCGATCCCGACCGGCACCCGGCACCCGGGGCGGAAGGCGCCGGCCGCGCCCGGGCCGAAGAGCGCCGACCGGATGAGCGCCCCGGTCCGCTCCAGCGGCGCGGCGGACAGCAGGCCGTCCCCCGGCCGGTAACCTCGCGCCGAGCGCGGCAGCAGCTCGTCGAAGTCGAGATCGATCCAGGCGCTCAGGAGCAGGTTCTCGTCCACGTCGCCGGCGCGCTCCGGGCGCGCGCACCAGGTCGCAGCGGCGAGGAGCGCGTTCACCGCGCCGGCGGAGGTCCCGGTCACGGCGGCCAGGCGGGGCCGGAACAGCGCGGCGACCCCGGCCCTGCCGTCGCGGACCGCCGCGAGGTAGCGGACGGTCGCCCAGGACAGCCCCGCCTCGTAGGCGCCCAGGCTGACCCCGCCACTGACCGTGAACGCGACCAGGTCGTCGGGCCGACCGCCGGCCGCGGCGGGCGCGGGCTCCCCGGCCCGGGCGCCCGCGGGCGCCAGGGTCGCGAGGACGACGGCGACGAGCGCGGCGCGGCACGGGAGCACCGCGCCACTCTGCGCGACCGGCCCGGGACCGTCAACGCATCCGGCGGCGGCCGGGGTCGCCCGCTACCCTGCGCGCCCCGCCGGCCGGAGCGGCAGCCTGCGCAGCCGCTCCCCGGTGGCGGCGAACACCGCGTTCGCGACGGCCGGGGCGATGGGCGGGAGCGCGGGCTCGCCCATGCCGCCGGGCTCGGCGTTGCTCGGGACGAGGTGCACCTCGACCCTCGGCATCTCGCTCATCCGGAGCGGCTCGTACGCGTCGAAGTTGCCCTGCTCCACCGCGCCGCCCTTCACGGTGATCTCGCCACGCAGCGCCGCCGACAGCCCGTACACCACCGAGCCCTCCACCTGCGCCTCGACGCTGTCCGGGTTGAGGGCGGTGCCGCAGTCCACCGCGCACACCACCCGGTGCACGGTGATCCGGCCGTTTCGCACCGACACCTCGGCGACCTGGGCGACGTAGCTGCCGAACGACGCGTGGCAAGCGAGGCCCAGCGCGTGCCCGGCCGGCGGCGCCTTGCCCCAGCCGGCGCGGTCGGCCGCCAGCCGCAGCACGCCGCGCAGGCGGCTGTCGCGCGGGAGGTTGGCGAGGCGGAACGCGAGCGGGTCCTGGCCGGCGGCCCGCGCCAGCTCGTCCACGAAGACCTCCTCCGCGAACGCGTTCTGCGACGAGTACACCGAGCGCCACCAGCCGAGCGGCACGCCGATCTCGGGCAGCGCGTGCTCCACGCGGACGGCGCGGGCGGTGTACGGCACGTCGGCCGCGCCCTCCACCGTGTCCGGCCGGTCGCCGCGGCGGCGCGCCTCGCCGAACAGCTGCTGCCCGATGGACGGGTTGCGCACCACGTGGTGCCACGCCACCAGGCGCCCCTTCGCGTCCAGGCCGGCCCGCAGCTCGTTGCGCCCCGGCGGCCGGTAGAAGTCGTGGCGCAGGTCGTCCTCGCGCGTCCAGGTGACCTGGACCGGCGCGCCCGCCGCCCGCGACACGTGCGCCGCCTCGACCGCGAAGTCCGGCAGCGCCCGGCGGCCGAAGCCGCCGCCGAGGAACGTGACGTGCACCGTCACCGCGGCCTCGGCGAGGCCGAGCGCCTTCGCCACCTCGGCGCGGGCCCAGAGCGGCGCCTGGGTCGGCGCCCACAGTTCCGCCTTCCCCAGGGCCACGTGGGCCGTGCAGTTCATCGGCTCCATGGTGGCGTGGGCGAGCAGCGGCAGCTCGTACACGGCCTGCACGCGCTGCGCCGCGCCCGCCAGCGCCTGCTCCACGTCCCCGCCCTCGCTGCGCGACGGGACCGGGTCCACCTTCGCCTCGGCGAGCAGGCGCGCGATGGCGGCGCCGTCGAGCGCGCCGTTCGGGCCCGGCTCGAAGGTCGCCTTCAGCGCCTCGCGCCCCTGGATGGCGGCCCAGGTCGAGTCGGCGATCACCGCGATGCCGCTCGGGACCTCGACCACCTTGCGCACGCCGGGCACGTTCGCGGCCGCGGCCGCGTCGAAGCCCTTCACCTTCCCGCCGCGCACCGGCGGCCGCGCCACCGTGGCGTGCAGCATGCCCGAGACGCGCACGTCGAGTCCGAACACCGCCTCGCCGCGAACCTTGGGCGGCGTGTCGAGGCGCGGCACGCGCTTGCCGATGAGCTTGAACCGCCGCGGATCCTTCAGGCGCGGGTTCGCCGGGACCGGCAGCGTCGCCGCGTCGGCCGCCAGCTCGCCGTACCCGAGGCGCCGCCCGCTCGCGGCGTGCACCACCGCGCCGCCCTCGGCCCGGCAGGCGCGCACGGGGACCCCGAGCCGCCTCGCGCCCGCCTTCAGCAGCACCTCGCGCGCCGCGGCGCCGGCCTTGCGGAGCGGGATGAACTCGCTGCGCACCGAGCGCGAGCCGCCGGTGACCATCTCGCCGTACTTCGGGTCGGCGTCGCCCTGGACGACCTTCACCTTGGTCCAGTCCGCCTCCAGCTCCTCCGCCACCAGCACCGCCATGCCGGTGTAGGTCCCCTGCCCCATCTCCGAGCGGCCGAGGAAGATCGTCGTGGTGCCGTCCGGCGCGAGGTGCAGCCACGCCGACGGCCTGAAGCCTTCCGCCGCCGCCACCTGCCCCGCGGCCAGCACGCGGCCCGGACCGGACACGGCCAGCCACAGCCCCGCGCCCGCCGAGAGCTTCAGGAAGTCCCTTCGCCCCAGCGCCCCGGCGCTCATCGCGCACCTCCCTTGGCCCGCGCCGCGCGGTGGATGGCGCGGCGGATCCGCTGGTACGTCCCGCACCGGCACAGCACGCCGTCCATGGCGGCGTCGATCTGCGCGTCGGTGGGATCCGGGGTCCTGGTGAGGAGCGCCGCCGCGGACATGATCTGCCCGGACTGGCAGTACCCGCACTGCGGGACCTCCTCCTCCACCCACGCCGCCTGCAGCGGGCTGCCGCCGGCGGCGAGCCCTTCGATCGTGGTGATGCGGTGCCCGACGGCGTCCTTCACCGGCGTCTGGCAGCTCCGCACCGCGTCGCCGTCGAGCAGCACCGTGCACGCGCCGCAGAGCGACATGCCGCAGCCGAACTTCGTGCCGGTGAGGCCGAGCGTGTCGCGGAGCACCCACAGCAGCGGCGTCTCCGGCGCGACGTCCACCGTGCGCTTCTGGTCGTTCACGAGCAGGGTCAGGCTGGCCATCTCGTCTCCTCCATGTCCTGCGGCCGGGATCAGGTGGCGGGCGCGGCGGCGGCGGGCGCCGGGACGGGCGCGGCCGCGCGGCGCAGCGTCGCCACCAGGTCTGCGAGGATCTCCACCGCGAGCTCGGCGGGCGCCTCGCCGCCCAGGTCGAGCCCCACCGGCCCGTGCAGGCGCGCCAGGTCGGCGTCGGCGAGTCCCTCCTCGCGGAGCCGGCTGCGGATCCCCGCCTGCGTGCGGCGGCTCCCCAGCGCCCCGACGTAGAACGCCGGCGACCGGAGCGCCGCGGCGAGCGCCGGGTCGTCGAGCTTGCGATCGTGGCTGAGCGTCACCACGGCCGTCCGCGCGTCGAGGCCGATCCGGGCGAGCGCCTCCCCGGGCCAGGCGCGCTCGACGGCAACGCCGGGGAAGCGCGCCTCGGTGGCGTAGACGGGGCGCGGGTCCACCAGCCGGACCTCGTAGCCCGCCACCTCCGCCATGC encodes:
- a CDS encoding xanthine dehydrogenase family protein molybdopterin-binding subunit, which gives rise to MSAGALGRRDFLKLSAGAGLWLAVSGPGRVLAAGQVAAAEGFRPSAWLHLAPDGTTTIFLGRSEMGQGTYTGMAVLVAEELEADWTKVKVVQGDADPKYGEMVTGGSRSVRSEFIPLRKAGAAAREVLLKAGARRLGVPVRACRAEGGAVVHAASGRRLGYGELAADAATLPVPANPRLKDPRRFKLIGKRVPRLDTPPKVRGEAVFGLDVRVSGMLHATVARPPVRGGKVKGFDAAAAANVPGVRKVVEVPSGIAVIADSTWAAIQGREALKATFEPGPNGALDGAAIARLLAEAKVDPVPSRSEGGDVEQALAGAAQRVQAVYELPLLAHATMEPMNCTAHVALGKAELWAPTQAPLWARAEVAKALGLAEAAVTVHVTFLGGGFGRRALPDFAVEAAHVSRAAGAPVQVTWTREDDLRHDFYRPPGRNELRAGLDAKGRLVAWHHVVRNPSIGQQLFGEARRRGDRPDTVEGAADVPYTARAVRVEHALPEIGVPLGWWRSVYSSQNAFAEEVFVDELARAAGQDPLAFRLANLPRDSRLRGVLRLAADRAGWGKAPPAGHALGLACHASFGSYVAQVAEVSVRNGRITVHRVVCAVDCGTALNPDSVEAQVEGSVVYGLSAALRGEITVKGGAVEQGNFDAYEPLRMSEMPRVEVHLVPSNAEPGGMGEPALPPIAPAVANAVFAATGERLRRLPLRPAGRAG
- a CDS encoding (2Fe-2S)-binding protein, yielding MASLTLLVNDQKRTVDVAPETPLLWVLRDTLGLTGTKFGCGMSLCGACTVLLDGDAVRSCQTPVKDAVGHRITTIEGLAAGGSPLQAAWVEEEVPQCGYCQSGQIMSAAALLTRTPDPTDAQIDAAMDGVLCRCGTYQRIRRAIHRAARAKGGAR